The segment atctatctacctacctacctacctacctatctatctatctatctatctatctaactatctatctatctatctatctatctatctatcaatctatctatctatctatctatcgtgagagagagagaaaaagagagaacacCAGAAAGAGAataagtgagagacagagagacagcaAGAGGGCTAGAGTGTACCGGAGCGAGTAGGTGGCTGGGTGGGTAGGGCCTTTGATTGGTTTGGTGGGGACCTGGCTTAGATCTCAttactatttttattacaatatttctttttatgttttatttttaatttttatttggggcCCCACCGAATTCACAAGGCCTTCAATTATCAAAGGTCTTCTCTATGGCAGTGGATCGGATTTATccaacttgatttttttttgtagaaaatatagattaaaaaaaaaatagcaatgtACAGCAAAGGTAGCATGGAAGGTAGCATGGGAGGTAGCATGGAAGGTAGCATGGAAGGTAGCATGGAAGGTAGCATGGAAGGTAGCATGGAAGGTAGCATGGAAGGTAGTATGTTAGGAAGCATGTAAGGTAGTATGAAAGGTAGCATGTAAGGTAACATGGAAGGTAGTATGTAAGGAAGCATGTAAGGTAGCATGAAAGGTAGCATGTAAGGTAACATGAAAGGTAGCATGGAAGGTAGCATGGAAGGTAGCATGAAAGGTAACATGGAAGGTAGTATGTAAGGTAGCATGTAAGGTAGCATGTAAGGTAGTATGTAAGGTAACATGGAAGGTAGCATGGAAGGTAGCATTGAAGGTAACATGGAAGGTAGCATGTAAGGTAGCATGTAAGGTAGCATGAAAGATAGCATGGAAGGTAGCATGGAAGGCAGCATGGAGATAGCATGGAAGGTAGCATGGAAGGTAGCATGGAAGGTAGCATGTAAGGTAACATGAAAGGTAGCATGGAAGGTAGCATGGAAGGTAGCATGAAAGGTAACATGGAAGGTAGTATGTAAGGTAGCATGTAAGGTAGCATGTAAGGTAGTAAGTAAGGTAACATGGAAGGTAGCATGGAAGGTAGCATTGAAGGTAACATGGAAGGTAACATGGAAGGTAGCATGTAAGGTAGCATGTAAGGTAGCATGAAAGATAGCATGGAAGGTAGCATGGAAGGCAGCATGGAGATAGCATGGAAGGTAGCATGGAAGGTAGCATGGAAGGTAGCATGGAAGGTGGCCTGGAAGGTAGCATTGGAAGGTAGCATAAAGAGTCGTGTCAAGGACAGCCGCTGACCGGGACTAGAGGAAGGGTTTTGGTCACGCGATTTGTCACGCGAACGGTCACGATTGCCCCACGACATAAGTGTAGGAAGAGACGGGACTGCACCTTGGCTTGCATTAAAGACACAATCCTTATGGCTACATATgagaatagtaaaaaaaaaaaaaagtaaaattcccctttcagaccttgtgatctatagtgGAGGTGGAAAGAATTAGTGACTAAGATTGTCTTGCTAAAAGAGAATGTACTTTAAAAGACTGAaatgcaaaataaaagaaaacattttatcacACGTACCTCcaagattttaaatttattctgtAATGCTTTTACTGCTAAGAACTAATCTAAACAGTTCTTTGAACTTCTCTCTGAAATAAGAACTCATCTTATAATAAATGAAGATGTTGACGCTTGGGTTGGTTATACCAAACACGTGACCAAAAGACCAGAGCGTCAGGAAAAGAAGACCCAGCTTGCCCTCTGGAGAAAAATCTGGCATGAACACGGTCACCAAAGACAGAATGACCATTGGTAAGTAATACACGATAAGGACAGTGGCCAAAATGATGACCAGTTGGGACATTTTTTTGTCCCTAACGCTcaaagaatatttttgtttgtcgTTGGTAGTGTTCCGGTTTCGCCATTCGGACTTCCGTCTTATCAGGAGAACTAGGCCAAGTGTAAGGGAGACGACCACGATAATACCAACGAACAGGAAAATGGCATGGATGATGAACGTCAGCCCCTGCATCGCTGGTCTATTGCTGGTGAAAACTAAACCCAGAGTTGAGGTATTTCTACCAGGTACAACCACCCAGTCGATGTAAATAGTAGTATACTCCGGTATCAGTGTCAGCACGTTAACCAAGATAATGGCAGAGACAGTTATGAAAGCCACTCGCGGAGTGATCCAAGTTCGAATCTTCAACGGAAAAGAAACACAAAGGCAGCGCTCCACCGTCATGTACACAGTGATGAACAGCGATATCCGGTGTGCGCACGCAGCCGGCCAACCCCCGATGAGGTAAAAGGCGTCGAGGATCATCCTCGAGCCAACCAGTTCTATAACCAGAGGGTTGGACACGAT is part of the Biomphalaria glabrata chromosome 2, xgBioGlab47.1, whole genome shotgun sequence genome and harbors:
- the LOC106070340 gene encoding neuropeptide receptor 22-like, which produces MSASLNNEALQETRDLPKLDNSYNSSNIAISSDGIDDVVTLNIDSETIIFVNHVLLCSAIGLFGIVTNAINICVFIKQGLNTSINISLFSIALFDLVKIFAMQSINIVSNPLVIELVGSRMILDAFYLIGGWPAACAHRISLFITVYMTVERCLCVSFPLKIRTWITPRVAFITVSAIILVNVLTLIPEYTTIYIDWVVVPGRNTSTLGLVFTSNRPAMQGLTFIIHAIFLFVGIIVVVSLTLGLVLLIRRKSEWRNRNTTNDKQKYSLSVRDKKMSQLVIILATVLIVYYLPMVILSLVTVFMPDFSPEGKLGLLFLTLWSFGHVFGITNPSVNIFIYYKMSSYFREKFKELFRLVLSSKSITE